From Microbacterium sp. CGR2:
CGCACCCTGTTCGACTCGCTCGATCTCACCGTCGCACCGGGCGACGTCGTCGGGCTGGTAGGCGCGAACGGTGCAGGCAAGTCGACCCTGCTCACCTTGCTCGCCGGTATCCGCGATCCGCAGGCCGGCACGATCAGACTCTCGCCCGCCGACGCCTTTGTCGGCTGGTTGCCGCAGGAGCATGAGCGCATCCCGGGGGAGAGCGTCGCCGACTACATCGCCCGCCGTACGGGCTGCGCGGCAGCGACGAACGACATGGATGCTGCCGCAGCCGCGCTCAGCGACCCCGCCCTCGCCGCGCCAGGCACAGATCCGGCCGACACGTACTCGACAGCGTTGGAGCGCTGGCTGGCCAGTGGCGCCGCCGACCTCGACGAGCGGCTGCCGGTGGTGCTCGCCGACCTCGGTCTCGATCTCGGCGGTGACGCTGCTCACGCGATGATGACTTCGCTTTCGGGCGGGCAGGCAGCCCGCGTGGGACTCGCCGCGCTGCTGCTCTCGCGGTTCGACATCGCGCTGCTGGACGAACCGACCAACGACCTCGACCTCGACGGCATCGAGCGGCTCGAGGCATTCGTCCGCGGCATCCGTGGCGGTGTCGTGCTGGTCAGCCACGACCGCGAATTCCTTGCTCGTTGCGTGACCAGGGTCCTCGAGCTCGACCTTGCCCAGGGCTCCAACCGAGTCTTCGGCGGTGGCTACGACGCGTACCTCGAGGAACGCGCGACGGTGCGTCGGCACCAGCGCGAGAAGTACGACGAGTTCGCCGACAAGAAGGCCGACCTCGTGGCCCGCGCCAGGACTCAGCGGGAGTGGTCGAGCCAGGGCGTGCGAAACGCGATGAAGCAGGCTCCGGACAACGACAAGATCAAACGCAAGGCGTCGGCGGAGTCGAGTGAGAAGCAGGCGCAGAAGGTGCGTCAGATGGAGAGCAGGATCGCCCGACTCGACGAGGTCGACGAGCCCCGCAAAGAGTGGCAGCTCGAATTCACCATCGGCTCGGCCCCGCGATCGAGTTCGGTCGTCTCGACTCTGAGCTCTGCCGTGTTCCGGCAGGGATCCTTCACTCTCGGACCCGTGTCGCTCCAGGTGA
This genomic window contains:
- a CDS encoding ABC-F family ATP-binding cassette domain-containing protein, with the translated sequence MTATLVAQGLAGGYGHRTLFDSLDLTVAPGDVVGLVGANGAGKSTLLTLLAGIRDPQAGTIRLSPADAFVGWLPQEHERIPGESVADYIARRTGCAAATNDMDAAAAALSDPALAAPGTDPADTYSTALERWLASGAADLDERLPVVLADLGLDLGGDAAHAMMTSLSGGQAARVGLAALLLSRFDIALLDEPTNDLDLDGIERLEAFVRGIRGGVVLVSHDREFLARCVTRVLELDLAQGSNRVFGGGYDAYLEERATVRRHQREKYDEFADKKADLVARARTQREWSSQGVRNAMKQAPDNDKIKRKASAESSEKQAQKVRQMESRIARLDEVDEPRKEWQLEFTIGSAPRSSSVVSTLSSAVFRQGSFTLGPVSLQVNAGERIGITGPNGAGKSTLLRGLLGRQSPDEGTAALGASVQIGEIDQARALLSGTQPLASAFESLVPAMASAEVRTLLAKFGLKADHVSRAVDELSPGERTRAGLALLQARGINLLVLDEPTNHLDLAAIEQLEQALDSYEGALLLVTHDRRMLATVRTDRHWRVDSGQVAEM